In Nostoc sp. UHCC 0926, a single genomic region encodes these proteins:
- a CDS encoding cyclic peptide export ABC transporter has translation MNLIYFLLRSSWRMVAIAIATGFLSGGSSAGLIALISRTASSSSTSKLTSITWGFAGLAIVALITSIISQVMLIRLSQNAVLQLRMRLSRQILASELSHLERLGNPRLLATLTEDIQAVANAVYQLPFIFINLAIVLGCIAYITWLSWLVLLMVCGISVVAIASCQWLLNRGGKLLALAREDEDHLFKHFRTITEGVKELKLNYRRRQDFLEEKLQSTANEFRDHNVNGLTLFAITSSWGQLVFFFALGFVLFALPNLLTINPQTLSGYILTLTYLVLPMDNIISKLPLLSKASIALQKIESLGLSLASRTEISTVPPALKSEWHSLKFKSVTHTYYTDQEDNSFIFGPIDLTFYPQELVFIVGGNGSGKSTLAKLITGLYIPENGEIWFDSELISEQNREWYRQHFSVVFSDFYLFEELLGLKISNLDAQATKYLKQLQLDHKVKVENGQLSTTALSQGQRKRLALLTAYLEDRPIYLFDEWAADQDPIFKEIFYTKLLPELRSRGKTVLVISHDDRYFHLANRIIKLDYGQIEYDKT, from the coding sequence ATGAATTTGATTTACTTTCTTTTGCGTTCTTCTTGGCGGATGGTGGCGATCGCGATCGCTACCGGATTCCTGAGTGGTGGTAGTAGTGCTGGCTTGATTGCCCTAATTAGCCGTACTGCTAGTAGCAGTTCCACTTCCAAGCTGACATCCATAACTTGGGGTTTTGCGGGGCTGGCAATAGTTGCACTGATTACCAGTATCATTTCCCAAGTGATGCTGATTCGCCTTTCTCAGAATGCTGTTTTGCAATTACGGATGCGTTTGAGTCGGCAAATTCTCGCTTCTGAGTTGAGTCATCTGGAACGCTTAGGGAATCCTCGATTATTAGCAACTTTAACAGAAGATATTCAGGCGGTTGCCAATGCTGTTTATCAGTTGCCTTTCATCTTTATTAATTTAGCGATCGTCTTGGGTTGCATAGCGTATATAACTTGGCTCTCTTGGTTAGTACTGCTGATGGTTTGTGGTATTTCAGTAGTAGCGATCGCTAGTTGTCAGTGGCTACTCAACAGAGGCGGGAAATTGCTAGCCTTAGCTCGTGAAGATGAAGACCATCTGTTTAAACATTTTCGCACCATTACCGAAGGAGTCAAGGAACTCAAGCTAAATTATAGGCGGCGTCAAGACTTTTTAGAAGAAAAACTGCAATCAACTGCTAACGAATTTCGTGATCACAACGTTAACGGTCTAACCCTTTTTGCCATAACTTCAAGCTGGGGTCAACTCGTATTCTTTTTTGCCCTTGGTTTTGTCCTGTTCGCACTGCCTAATCTGCTTACCATCAATCCTCAAACTCTCTCTGGCTACATTTTGACCTTGACTTATTTGGTGTTACCAATGGATAACATCATCAGCAAACTTCCCCTATTAAGCAAAGCCAGCATCGCCTTGCAAAAAATAGAGTCACTGGGTTTATCTTTAGCTAGTCGAACTGAAATATCGACTGTTCCACCTGCCCTTAAATCTGAATGGCACAGCTTGAAATTTAAAAGTGTTACCCACACTTACTACACAGATCAAGAAGACAATAGCTTTATCTTTGGCCCCATCGACTTGACATTTTATCCTCAAGAATTAGTCTTCATTGTTGGCGGTAATGGTAGTGGTAAATCTACATTAGCTAAACTAATTACTGGACTTTACATCCCTGAAAACGGCGAAATCTGGTTTGATAGTGAGTTAATTAGCGAACAGAACCGAGAATGGTATCGCCAGCATTTTTCCGTGGTATTTTCCGACTTTTATTTATTTGAAGAACTTTTGGGATTAAAAATTTCTAACTTAGATGCTCAAGCGACAAAATATTTAAAACAACTCCAACTAGACCATAAAGTTAAAGTTGAAAATGGGCAACTTTCCACCACTGCACTTTCTCAAGGACAACGGAAACGACTAGCCTTACTCACAGCCTACTTGGAAGATCGACCAATTTATCTATTTGATGAATGGGCAGCTGATCAAGATCCAATATTCAAAGAAATATTTTATACTAAACTACTCCCAGAACTGCGATCGCGGGGTAAA
- a CDS encoding B12-binding domain-containing radical SAM protein: MTVNMKSLDKQINVAADSKTAPVNQGTRYVPSHHRRILCIFPKYSRSFGTFHHAYPLMGNVRAFMPPQGILIVAAYLPKEWEVRFIDENVKSATRADYQWADVVIVSGMHIQKPQINQINELAHRAGKITVVGGPSVSGCPEYYPEFDILSLGELGDANDRMIEYLDQNLERPQAQIRFETKERLPLTEFPTPAYHLLNINDYFLANVQFSSGCPYRCEFCDIPELYGNSPRMKRPEQVVAELDAMRQSGNLGAVYFVDDNFVGDRRAAMKLLPHLIDWQKRNGYPIQFACEATLNLAQSPKLLEMMREAYFCTIFCGIETPEPNALHAISKDQNLSMPILKAIQVLNSYGMEVVSGIIIGLDTDTPETADRIIEFIRASQIPMLTINLLHALPRTPLWRRLEAEGRIVFDESRESNVEFLMPYEQVIEMWRRCITTAYEPEFLYQRFAYNMEHTYPNRIEVPNSPARTSGANIRKGLTYLGNILLRIGIFSNYRQTFWKMAKPALKAGDIENLIHVGLVGHHLIKFAQDCAKNEESASFYSQKILTKVRS; encoded by the coding sequence ATGACTGTGAATATGAAGTCTTTGGATAAACAAATTAATGTCGCGGCCGATTCTAAAACCGCTCCTGTCAATCAAGGAACCCGCTACGTTCCTTCGCACCATCGACGCATTCTGTGTATCTTTCCTAAGTACAGCCGCTCTTTTGGTACTTTTCATCACGCCTACCCACTTATGGGTAATGTCCGGGCTTTTATGCCACCCCAAGGTATTTTAATTGTGGCTGCCTACTTACCCAAAGAATGGGAAGTGCGGTTTATTGATGAAAATGTCAAATCAGCAACTAGGGCTGATTACCAATGGGCTGATGTGGTGATTGTCAGTGGAATGCATATCCAGAAACCACAGATTAATCAAATTAATGAACTTGCCCATCGAGCCGGCAAAATCACAGTTGTGGGTGGCCCCTCGGTATCTGGTTGCCCAGAATATTATCCTGAGTTTGATATTTTAAGTTTGGGTGAATTGGGAGATGCGAATGATCGGATGATCGAATATCTCGACCAAAACCTGGAACGTCCCCAAGCGCAAATTCGCTTTGAAACCAAGGAACGTTTGCCCCTAACAGAGTTTCCCACTCCAGCTTATCATTTGCTGAATATCAATGATTATTTCCTGGCAAATGTCCAGTTTTCCAGTGGTTGCCCTTATCGCTGCGAGTTTTGTGATATTCCAGAACTCTACGGCAACAGTCCCAGGATGAAAAGACCAGAGCAAGTAGTCGCGGAGCTAGATGCAATGCGACAATCTGGGAATTTGGGGGCAGTGTATTTTGTTGATGATAACTTTGTTGGCGATCGCCGCGCCGCCATGAAGTTGCTTCCTCATCTGATTGACTGGCAAAAACGCAATGGCTATCCCATCCAGTTTGCCTGTGAAGCAACGCTCAACCTAGCTCAAAGTCCAAAATTGCTAGAGATGATGCGCGAAGCTTATTTCTGCACAATCTTTTGCGGCATTGAAACACCTGAACCAAATGCTCTCCATGCTATTTCCAAAGACCAAAATCTGAGTATGCCAATCTTAAAAGCGATTCAGGTTTTAAATAGCTATGGCATGGAAGTAGTATCAGGAATCATCATCGGGTTAGATACGGATACACCAGAAACAGCAGACCGAATTATCGAATTTATTCGGGCATCCCAAATTCCCATGTTGACAATTAACCTCCTTCATGCCTTACCTAGAACTCCTTTATGGCGGAGGTTAGAAGCTGAAGGACGAATTGTCTTTGATGAAAGCCGCGAATCAAATGTTGAATTTTTGATGCCCTACGAGCAAGTTATTGAGATGTGGCGGCGCTGCATTACAACAGCTTATGAGCCAGAATTTTTATATCAGCGGTTTGCCTATAATATGGAACACACCTACCCAAACCGCATCGAAGTACCAAACAGCCCCGCTCGCACTTCTGGGGCTAATATTCGCAAAGGTTTAACTTATTTAGGGAATATTTTGCTGCGGATAGGCATATTTAGTAACTATCGTCAGACTTTCTGGAAAATGGCCAAGCCAGCCCTGAAAGCGGGTGATATTGAAAACTTGATTCACGTTGGACTTGTGGGACACCATCTGATTAAGTTTGCCCAAGATTGTGCCAAAAATGAAGAATCAGCTTCCTTTTATTCTCAAAAAATCCTCACCAAAGTTCGTAGTTAA
- a CDS encoding AAA family ATPase yields the protein MFKDIKVAIHSGKLVAITGIIGCGKTTTLQRLFEVLEKEGKILVSKSLSVDKDRTTLPTLIAALFYDLSTDKEIKIPKDGEKRERELRDLIRKGKKPVALFVDEAHDLHYSTLKRLKNPGLKIP from the coding sequence ATGTTTAAAGACATTAAAGTCGCAATCCATTCAGGGAAGCTGGTTGCTATCACCGGAATTATCGGATGTGGCAAGACGACGACTTTACAACGTTTGTTTGAAGTTTTGGAAAAAGAAGGGAAGATTCTAGTCTCGAAGTCGCTTTCTGTAGATAAAGACCGCACGACCTTGCCAACACTTATCGCTGCTTTATTCTACGATTTGTCAACGGACAAGGAAATTAAAATTCCTAAAGACGGCGAAAAACGAGAACGCGAACTGCGCGACTTAATTAGAAAAGGTAAAAAGCCTGTGGCACTGTTTGTTGATGAGGCTCACGACCTACATTACAGTACCCTGAAAAGACTCAAAAATCCTGGTTTGAAAATACCTTGA
- a CDS encoding NAD(P)H-dependent oxidoreductase, with product MKKALLINAHQFYEGISSGSLNKAMLALIREGMEKRGYEVQKTDIEQGYDVDSEVQKHLWADIIILQSPVYWFGTPWIYKKYVDEVFTAGMIQGSFLDGDGRTRKDPTRQYGSGGKMHGKKYMISLTWNAPKEAFGNADQLLFEGKTVDEVFAFNTANYKFCGVEILPSFSCHDVMKAPNFEGDVTKLREHLAATFGT from the coding sequence ATGAAAAAAGCACTGCTCATAAACGCGCACCAATTCTATGAAGGTATTTCCTCCGGCAGCCTGAACAAGGCCATGCTCGCCCTTATCAGGGAAGGCATGGAAAAGCGGGGTTACGAGGTTCAGAAAACCGACATTGAGCAAGGCTACGATGTTGATTCAGAGGTGCAAAAGCACCTTTGGGCAGACATTATTATTCTGCAATCGCCCGTGTATTGGTTCGGAACGCCTTGGATATATAAGAAATATGTGGACGAGGTATTCACGGCTGGAATGATTCAAGGGAGTTTCCTGGATGGGGACGGCAGGACGCGAAAAGACCCGACACGGCAGTATGGGTCGGGCGGCAAAATGCATGGCAAGAAATACATGATTTCCTTGACCTGGAACGCCCCCAAAGAGGCGTTCGGGAATGCGGATCAGCTTTTGTTTGAAGGAAAAACCGTAGATGAGGTTTTTGCCTTTAACACCGCTAACTATAAGTTCTGCGGTGTTGAAATTCTGCCATCCTTTTCCTGCCATGATGTCATGAAGGCACCAAATTTTGAAGGTGATGTCACAAAATTGCGGGAACACCTGGCGGCTACCTTTGGAACATAG
- a CDS encoding aldo/keto reductase, whose protein sequence is MGNDTKSHESGKRLRGVLNRREFLTATAIVGAALAVAPLAWTAPSDQPRTINKGEGKMKTRKLGTLQVSELGAGCMSISANYGPPTDKQQAIKTIRTAFESGITFFDTAEVYGPYTNEELVGEALAPFRDKVAIATKFGFAIDGTIGLNSKPDHIKTVVEASLKRLKTDHINLYYQHRVDPNVPIEDVAAAIKELIKEGKVLHFGLSEASARTIRRAHAVQPVTAIQSEYALWTRSPEQNGVLETCEELGIGFVPWGPLGLGYLTGKMNAGTRFDPKTDSRSEFPRFFPENLAANMPVVDLLRKYAEKKNATPAQIALAWLLAQKPFIVPIPGTRNIDHLNENHGALNVHLTPEDLREINVALSKITVHGTTMSEKHMAQIDRT, encoded by the coding sequence ATGGGCAACGATACGAAAAGTCATGAATCAGGCAAGCGCCTTCGGGGCGTTTTAAACCGTCGTGAGTTTCTGACTGCAACGGCAATTGTCGGCGCAGCGCTGGCGGTTGCGCCGTTAGCATGGACTGCGCCGTCGGATCAACCCAGGACCATCAACAAAGGAGAAGGCAAAATGAAAACCCGCAAACTCGGAACATTGCAAGTCTCGGAATTAGGCGCAGGCTGCATGAGCATCAGCGCCAACTACGGCCCGCCCACAGACAAACAACAAGCTATCAAAACCATTCGCACAGCGTTTGAAAGCGGCATCACATTCTTCGATACTGCCGAAGTATATGGCCCTTATACAAATGAAGAGCTTGTCGGTGAAGCTCTTGCGCCGTTCCGCGACAAGGTTGCCATCGCCACCAAATTCGGTTTTGCGATTGATGGCACTATCGGGCTGAACAGCAAACCCGACCACATCAAGACGGTGGTTGAAGCGTCGCTTAAGCGACTCAAAACCGACCATATTAATCTTTATTACCAGCACCGTGTTGATCCCAACGTGCCAATTGAAGATGTCGCGGCCGCGATCAAGGAGCTTATCAAGGAAGGAAAAGTTTTGCACTTCGGCCTTTCCGAGGCGAGTGCCCGCACGATCCGCCGTGCCCATGCCGTTCAGCCTGTGACAGCCATTCAAAGCGAATACGCGCTCTGGACCAGAAGCCCCGAACAAAACGGCGTCCTTGAAACATGCGAGGAATTGGGGATCGGCTTTGTTCCGTGGGGTCCGCTAGGATTGGGGTATCTGACTGGAAAAATGAATGCCGGCACTAGGTTCGATCCGAAAACGGATTCCCGTTCTGAGTTCCCGCGCTTTTTCCCTGAAAATTTGGCTGCCAATATGCCGGTTGTCGATTTGCTGCGAAAATATGCAGAAAAGAAGAATGCAACGCCCGCTCAAATTGCGCTGGCGTGGCTGTTGGCGCAAAAGCCGTTCATTGTTCCAATCCCTGGCACGCGCAACATAGATCACTTGAATGAAAATCATGGTGCGCTCAATGTCCATCTAACGCCTGAAGACCTTCGTGAGATTAATGTAGCCTTGTCTAAAATCACAGTTCACGGCACAACGATGTCTGAAAAACACATGGCGCAGATTGATCGGACTTAA
- a CDS encoding AraC family transcriptional regulator — MIKPFSTEKLSTIRQELVEMIGHIVGTAEDYATDIPGLILYRFTAPTTAASVTYEPNLAVVVQGRKRVDLGPKTFIYDASQYLLTSVDLPVLGQVVEASEEKPYLCLVLKLEMLMVREILSRDDIPDSDASSDGPAMLMGDNTAELLGACSRLLDLLDSPHDIPFLSGLIQREIVYRLLRGPEGARLRAIAMQGCQSNRTAKAIAWIRANYMKPLRVEELAQLAGMGLSTFHHHFKALTTLSPLQFQKGVRLHIARNRMLIDGLDAASAAFEVGYESASQFNREYSRYFGQPPKRDIQNLRSTVY; from the coding sequence ATGATTAAACCTTTTAGCACAGAAAAGCTGTCTACTATCCGGCAAGAGCTTGTGGAAATGATCGGCCATATTGTCGGAACAGCAGAGGATTATGCAACCGATATTCCCGGACTAATCCTCTACAGATTTACGGCCCCGACCACTGCGGCATCCGTCACATACGAACCGAACCTTGCTGTGGTCGTACAGGGTCGCAAGCGCGTTGATCTCGGACCAAAAACTTTCATTTACGATGCCTCCCAATACCTTCTGACATCCGTTGATCTTCCCGTTTTGGGCCAGGTGGTCGAAGCGAGTGAAGAAAAACCTTATCTATGCCTCGTCCTGAAACTTGAAATGCTCATGGTCAGGGAGATACTCAGCCGTGATGATATACCTGATAGTGATGCCTCATCGGATGGACCTGCTATGCTCATGGGTGACAATACGGCCGAGCTGCTCGGTGCCTGTTCCCGCCTCCTTGATCTGCTGGACAGCCCGCATGATATTCCTTTTCTTAGTGGCCTTATCCAACGTGAGATCGTTTACAGGCTTTTACGCGGGCCGGAAGGCGCACGCCTTCGCGCGATTGCAATGCAGGGTTGTCAAAGCAACAGGACAGCCAAGGCAATCGCATGGATCAGGGCGAATTACATGAAGCCATTACGGGTTGAAGAACTCGCCCAACTGGCTGGAATGGGGCTGTCCACATTCCACCATCATTTCAAGGCGCTAACAACACTCAGCCCGCTTCAATTTCAAAAAGGGGTTCGGCTCCATATTGCCCGGAACCGTATGCTGATAGATGGACTGGATGCGGCAAGCGCGGCCTTCGAGGTTGGATATGAAAGCGCCAGCCAGTTTAACCGCGAATATAGCCGTTACTTTGGCCAGCCACCAAAGCGGGATATTCAAAATCTGCGCTCTACGGTATATTGA
- a CDS encoding SDR family NAD(P)-dependent oxidoreductase codes for MNSSLTRPFAVVTGASNGIGYELAKQFAQNGFDLLVTATGSSINEAAQAFKDLGAQVETVQADLATYDGVETLYNQIKATGRPVDAIAINAGVGVSGDFARETDLKEELNLINLNVVSSVHLAKRVVKDMVDRGKGRILFTSSIAALMPGPFEIVYAASKAFVHSFSEGLRSELKDTGVTVTALMPGPTDTNFFQRADMDDTKVGADQKDDPSEVAKQGFDALMAGKHEIIAGSLKTKLLGTVSKVLPDTVTAELHRKLSEPGSAN; via the coding sequence ATGAACAGTTCTTTGACCCGACCCTTTGCTGTCGTGACGGGTGCTTCAAACGGCATTGGCTATGAACTTGCCAAACAGTTTGCCCAAAACGGCTTTGACCTTTTAGTCACAGCCACCGGATCGAGTATCAATGAAGCCGCTCAAGCTTTCAAGGATTTAGGTGCTCAGGTTGAAACGGTGCAGGCTGATCTCGCTACCTATGACGGTGTTGAGACGCTCTACAACCAGATTAAAGCGACTGGCCGACCAGTAGATGCGATCGCCATTAACGCCGGTGTCGGTGTTAGCGGCGACTTCGCTCGTGAAACCGACCTGAAGGAAGAACTCAATCTGATTAATTTGAACGTTGTGTCATCTGTACATCTTGCCAAACGGGTGGTGAAGGATATGGTTGATCGCGGCAAGGGTCGTATCCTCTTCACGTCGTCGATCGCCGCCCTGATGCCTGGCCCGTTTGAGATAGTCTACGCAGCCTCAAAGGCTTTCGTGCATTCTTTTTCAGAGGGGCTACGCAGCGAGTTGAAGGATACGGGCGTCACCGTCACCGCGCTTATGCCTGGGCCCACCGATACTAACTTCTTCCAGCGTGCGGATATGGACGACACCAAGGTAGGCGCGGATCAAAAAGACGATCCATCTGAGGTCGCCAAGCAGGGTTTCGACGCCTTGATGGCAGGTAAGCATGAGATCATCGCAGGTTCACTCAAGACGAAGCTTCTGGGCACAGTGAGCAAGGTCTTACCTGATACCGTCACTGCTGAACTGCATCGCAAGCTCAGTGAGCCGGGATCAGCCAACTAG
- a CDS encoding L-dopachrome tautomerase-related protein, protein MLYFRRDVLVERSLDDSGVAATITDEGDKGGGADGLESDAAGYIYATNYEHQAILRRRSGGEWETVVHDPHLMWIDTLSVAADGYLYVTANQLHRQAKYQKGKDLRQKPYTLLSIRIDAQPVLLR, encoded by the coding sequence TTGCTCTATTTCCGCCGTGACGTACTAGTGGAGCGATCGCTCGATGATAGCGGCGTTGCAGCAACGATAACTGATGAGGGAGACAAAGGCGGGGGTGCAGACGGACTCGAATCAGACGCGGCAGGATATATTTACGCGACAAATTACGAACACCAGGCAATCCTCCGTCGCCGTTCCGGTGGAGAGTGGGAAACGGTAGTCCATGATCCGCATCTTATGTGGATAGATACGCTCTCGGTTGCGGCAGATGGGTATCTTTACGTTACTGCAAACCAGTTGCATCGTCAGGCGAAATACCAAAAAGGAAAAGACCTGCGTCAGAAGCCCTATACGCTATTGAGCATCCGCATTGACGCTCAACCAGTTCTACTGCGGTGA
- a CDS encoding zinc-dependent alcohol dehydrogenase — MKAVCWQGTHNVQVETVPDPKIINPRDAIVKITSTAICGSDLHLYNGYNPTMQKGDILGHEFMGEVVELGRAVKNVNIGDRVVVPFTISCGSCFFCNRDLWSLCDNSNPNAWMAEKMLGHSPSGLFGYSHLTGGYAGGQAEYARVPFADVGLFKIPDGLTDEQVLFLTDIYPTGYMAAENCDIQPGDTVAIWGCGPVGQFAIRSAFMLGAERVIAIDRVPERLQMAKAGGAEILNYEEVEVGEALKEMTGGRGPDSVMDAVGMEAHGLGLEGFYDKAKQAVRLETDRPNVLRQAIVACRKGGTVSVPGVYTGFVDKMPMGAFMNKGLTMKTGQTHVHRYLRPLLDHVQNGDIDPSFVITHRLPLDQAPHGYEIFSHKQDNCIKIVLKPGESTETL, encoded by the coding sequence ATGAAAGCAGTTTGCTGGCAAGGTACTCATAATGTGCAGGTTGAAACCGTACCTGATCCCAAAATTATTAATCCGCGTGATGCTATTGTAAAAATCACGTCAACGGCGATTTGTGGTTCTGATTTACATCTTTATAATGGCTACAACCCTACGATGCAAAAAGGCGATATCCTGGGTCATGAATTCATGGGAGAAGTCGTTGAGTTGGGGAGAGCTGTCAAGAATGTAAATATAGGCGATCGCGTTGTCGTCCCCTTTACCATTTCCTGTGGATCGTGTTTCTTCTGCAATCGGGATTTATGGTCGCTGTGCGATAACTCCAATCCCAACGCTTGGATGGCAGAAAAAATGCTGGGTCATTCCCCATCTGGTCTTTTCGGCTACTCCCATCTCACAGGGGGCTACGCCGGAGGTCAAGCTGAATATGCCCGCGTCCCCTTTGCCGATGTAGGTTTGTTCAAGATTCCAGATGGATTGACAGACGAACAGGTTTTGTTTTTGACTGATATCTACCCCACCGGATACATGGCTGCGGAAAACTGTGACATCCAGCCTGGAGATACGGTTGCAATCTGGGGCTGTGGCCCGGTAGGGCAATTTGCGATTAGAAGCGCCTTTATGCTAGGTGCAGAGCGGGTCATTGCAATCGATCGCGTTCCCGAACGCCTCCAGATGGCGAAAGCCGGTGGGGCAGAAATCCTCAACTATGAAGAAGTCGAGGTGGGTGAAGCCCTGAAAGAAATGACGGGTGGGCGTGGTCCCGACTCGGTAATGGATGCGGTGGGTATGGAAGCTCACGGTTTGGGTTTGGAAGGCTTCTATGACAAGGCGAAGCAAGCAGTACGTCTAGAGACAGACCGCCCCAATGTGCTGCGTCAAGCGATCGTTGCCTGTCGCAAAGGCGGCACTGTATCCGTTCCCGGTGTTTACACGGGCTTTGTAGACAAGATGCCGATGGGGGCTTTCATGAATAAAGGCTTGACGATGAAAACGGGACAAACACACGTTCATCGGTACTTGCGTCCGTTGCTCGATCACGTTCAAAATGGCGATATCGATCCATCGTTCGTGATTACCCATCGTCTGCCGCTAGATCAAGCACCGCACGGCTACGAAATTTTCAGCCATAAGCAGGACAACTGTATCAAGATCGTGCTCAAGCCTGGTGAGTCCACCGAAACCTTGTAA
- a CDS encoding IS1634 family transposase, which yields MTAQKEEPFIKNLAHLGIVAGIIDEIGIVEKINDLLGTDPRERVNAGEVGNESDKAAFGKILVEYSKQINLESIMVADSALYSENNLKLMENIKWISRVPLTIKKAKNLVKRLTNVELKKTEQKEYSYQEEKVTYGGIEQRWILVESPERKKADLKKLSLKIQSESIKVTKQIAKLVKEEFDHSSSAMSKIKEIESKLKYHQITEIQIIQHQTKEQKVFYKVCAKLIESQELITENQNSSGRFILATNIRDMKDLDASEILRIYKQQQSCERGFRFLKDPLFFADSLFVKNPERVETMMMLMGLCLLVYNLGQRQLRSSLKIPEATVKNQLNKLTECPTLRWIFQCFQGIHVLILQGIKRIINLTKERCRILQFLPTFCHKYYLLA from the coding sequence ATGACTGCTCAAAAAGAAGAACCATTCATTAAAAATTTGGCTCACTTAGGAATAGTAGCTGGAATTATTGATGAGATAGGAATAGTAGAGAAAATCAATGACCTGCTAGGAACTGATCCGAGAGAAAGAGTTAATGCAGGGGAAGTTGGAAATGAATCAGATAAAGCAGCTTTTGGCAAAATTTTAGTAGAGTATTCTAAGCAAATAAATTTGGAAAGTATTATGGTAGCTGATAGTGCGTTATATAGCGAAAATAACTTGAAGTTAATGGAGAATATAAAATGGATAAGTCGAGTACCGTTAACCATAAAAAAAGCGAAAAATTTAGTTAAAAGATTAACAAATGTAGAATTGAAAAAAACTGAACAAAAAGAATATAGTTATCAAGAAGAAAAAGTAACTTATGGGGGGATAGAGCAAAGATGGATACTAGTAGAAAGCCCAGAGAGGAAAAAAGCAGATTTAAAGAAGTTATCTCTAAAAATTCAGTCAGAATCAATCAAAGTTACAAAACAAATAGCTAAGTTAGTAAAAGAGGAATTTGACCATTCATCGTCAGCAATGTCTAAAATCAAAGAAATTGAATCAAAACTCAAATATCACCAAATCACTGAAATACAAATTATTCAGCATCAAACTAAAGAGCAAAAAGTCTTTTATAAAGTTTGTGCTAAATTGATAGAAAGTCAAGAATTAATTACGGAAAATCAAAACTCTTCTGGAAGGTTTATTTTAGCAACTAATATTCGGGACATGAAAGATTTAGACGCTTCCGAAATACTCAGAATATATAAACAACAGCAATCTTGTGAGCGGGGATTTAGATTTCTGAAAGACCCCTTATTTTTTGCAGATAGTCTTTTTGTGAAAAATCCTGAAAGAGTAGAGACAATGATGATGTTAATGGGATTGTGTCTTTTGGTTTATAATCTAGGACAAAGACAACTAAGAAGCTCTTTAAAAATCCCAGAAGCCACAGTTAAAAATCAACTAAATAAATTAACTGAATGTCCTACTTTACGGTGGATATTTCAATGTTTTCAAGGGATTCACGTTTTGATTCTGCAAGGAATTAAGCGAATTATTAATTTGACAAAAGAACGTTGTCGAATTTTACAATTCCTTCCTACTTTTTGCCATAAATATTATTTATTGGCTTAA
- a CDS encoding glutathione S-transferase family protein, whose amino-acid sequence MIVVHHLNNSRSQRVLWLLEELGIEYEIKFYERDQKTMLAPTSLREVHPLGKSPVITDADLTVAESGAIIEYIVDRYGNGRLIPPSGTPERLRYTYWLHYAEGSAMPPLVMNLVFNNFGIGDSSVNDEFIAPQIKLHFDYIEGELHKSTWFVGEEFTAADIQMSFPLEIVAMQAELISSRPKIKQFIERIHARPAYERALERGGAYDFAKSIQ is encoded by the coding sequence ATGATCGTTGTCCATCATCTCAACAACTCGCGATCGCAGCGCGTGCTATGGCTACTCGAAGAATTAGGTATCGAATACGAGATTAAGTTCTACGAACGCGACCAGAAGACGATGCTGGCACCGACATCGCTGCGTGAAGTCCATCCGCTCGGCAAGTCACCAGTGATCACAGATGCAGACCTCACTGTTGCAGAGTCGGGCGCTATCATCGAATATATAGTGGATCGCTACGGCAATGGTCGGCTAATCCCGCCATCTGGTACGCCGGAGCGTCTGCGCTACACCTATTGGCTGCATTATGCCGAAGGCTCTGCAATGCCACCTCTGGTGATGAACCTCGTCTTCAACAATTTTGGTATAGGAGACAGCAGCGTAAACGACGAATTTATCGCACCCCAGATCAAGCTTCACTTTGACTACATAGAAGGTGAACTTCATAAGAGTACATGGTTTGTAGGCGAAGAATTTACTGCCGCCGATATCCAAATGAGCTTTCCTCTGGAAATAGTCGCTATGCAAGCTGAACTCATCTCAAGCCGACCAAAGATTAAGCAATTTATCGAGCGCATCCATGCACGACCTGCTTACGAACGCGCCCTTGAACGTGGAGGCGCATACGACTTCGCCAAAAGCATTCAATAA